Part of the Venturia canescens isolate UGA chromosome 2, ASM1945775v1, whole genome shotgun sequence genome is shown below.
GATCCCGtgcaatgagagaaaaaagagagatagagagaaaacCAAACTAAAGAAccaaaaacgaagagaaaatgaagaggaaaaaatacaaaactgtGAAAACCAACAACAAACGCACGAAGAGTGGatttaaaaatagaaaacgaaaaaaaaaaaaagaatggttGAGGGAGAGAATGGAATCGACAACGCACTGCTCGAATCGAGAAGTATAGTAGTGGGTGGCGGTGTACAACGCGCGTAGGAACCCTCTCAATTAAACGAATCGATTCCGGGTTGTGCTGGGAGAGAGACGGAAAGGGAGGGTGGGTGGCATGTACACCAGCGTCAGCAACAGCACAAACCCGAATGTACAAGTGCACTTTGTATACCATATTCCACccacccatctctctctccatctctatCATGGATTTTGCTCTGTGTACGTGGTCGTCGAGCTAGCAATGTACGTCCAATAAATATAGACGCCACTCAGTTGCACGTAGCTCAAAGGGGGAATGGGAAGTGGTTATACAGCTCTCGCACCGTGTGCCATGAAATTCACTACTAGCCGCGCAAACCCCAACAGCATTTTCATCCCCAGTTGGGAATTTCACTCCAAATACGCGGCTCGCATGCATTTATGCGTGTATATGTTTTCGTACCTTTAAAAGTGTATTTATACATAGGCATGAATTTTTGGTTCACGTACATCGATTTGACCGGGCCCGGACACCTGGAGATCCACGTGAACGCACtccacacatacacacacacacacatatcaATCTTTCCGTCAACCTCTGCAATCGCTTTGCTCTTTCCATTCGCAATCTGCGCAATGAGAAGTCTGTAAATATACACGAATACACACCTCAACATGTACCGAATGTTTTCAGCTcaattcccaacatgagctttcctacttttttccattttctcatAATCTGTAAAAACTCGAGTATAGATTTACCTTCAGTTTTTAACAAAGTTCGACGCTTTTTGTTACGTAATGCGGTTATTGAAAAGTCCACTTTTTCCCCGTTCGTAAGCTTGTGCTTTTTTCGAGgctttttttctaatattttttcagattttaaaCATTCCTCTTCAGCTTGTCATCGGTATTTGGGGCTAATAGAAATGTTTATCATATTTGAAAGAATCAATGAAGCGAAGTACTTGGCGAAATCACGCTGaaatctctctccctccctcccttccTCCTTGTCTCCTTGTCTTCGTTTCACTGACCTCGCAAATGATCCAAACTCATGTCATGCGCCCCTAAGCATTAGATCTTACCGTTGTGACGTCCATTATTGTAATATACTTTCAGAACTAAGGAATTTTATAGCGCGAACCtattttaaattcatcgtatATTCTCTGAATTATGAGGTAAATTCGATTTAGGCTCTTTACGTACCCGGCATCGTCAAACGCACAGTCAAATCACTTTGAAATCTATGAAGGGCCGCTCGGAACGACTTCTTTGATTACGCGCAACCGTCACCGATACTACTACGCAATAATCCATCGCGGAAATGAAATGCAAGGATGCGAGTGGACAGAAATGAttggagaatgaaaaatgaaaatatacttGCTGTCCTTTATTTTTTTGGCcagggaaaaaatcgagggAAACGATAACGAAACTGAGCTTATGAAAAGTGTTTATTCGAATCCTTGCAGAGATATATATGCACGTATACGTATCGTATACATTAATGATGAATGCATATTCCTCTCCTCTTTACGAGCGATCACCCCTCTTTCCGGAATGAATATCGAAGCTTGAAtctgaattaaaatttgatgttgTTTCTCCGTCTCGTAGATGTTTTTCCATACATTGGTTCATTTGTTGATACGACTTTTCGTGGACATCGATCTTATAATGCAGAAAATTATTTAGTGCACTTATtaagacttttatacgaatatttcggatgaatttgctagaaaaatttgctatgttttgtagcagggctgttctatatcgccattctattacatttcaccaaaatttaggtctgcgacattcttactttgaacgatgtatcgatatctgaatgtcactcgtgtctttggcgaaatgttaaaaattggtgaattggactggacaaattgcttgaaattttactatgtgccactggttaattttcatgtttatactcgcaacgcctcatataattggtgggccgcatgaattttgctatgttattgagcaaaattcagtggggtaaaagggaaaatgctaaactatgcaatttttcgtatagcacagagaaacgactgctatgttatctcctaaattttcatcaaatcatttcattatttactatgttttttatgaaaattcgctcggtgttcattttttatgtaacacagcgcgttatttactatgaagTGTGGTAATGGTTCGCCAAACTTTtccattatttgacacactctgtagcgattcGATGTGGTCcaacgttactataaaaacatagtaatttttgctataaaagtctctccgtgtgtaTATAAGATACAAGTGATATTAACGATCGTTGATGGGGAATTCAAAGGAAAGTGAAAATAACAAGCTTTTTCAGAATACTTGAGAACAGAATCGTTTTAGCAAAAAGGTTTCTTCAGCTTTAACTGTTATCgataattttgtaaaattgtgAACGCTCGATAGGACCATGCAACCAAGGAGAAGGCACTACACACAATGTCAAGCATGTCGAGTGCCCAGATAGTCTCGACCGGAAGTTCGATACACAACAAGCTGCCCCATGCCCTTGTTGGGCCCCTGGCCCTTCATGCTTCCACCCCCGTCTCCTATTCGGGAGCGGTAAGTCCCAATTGCCCAGAAAAATAACCATTTTTTGGCAAAGAAATAGGAACGAGCTTCGTGTTTCGCAATGTGCCTGTTGAATTACTACGCAGCGGTATAACCCTGTTCGTCCAGAAATCGTCTCGATTCGAAAGCCCGCCCCCGTTATAAAtatcgataaattttaatgattgttaaaaaaaaaaaaaaaaaaaaaattgtaatttattgaaatgttgCACGACTTTGGAGATCTGTTAATGAGACGGTACTGAGCCTCTGAATAATCATTGATGACAAAgactgcaatttttttcccatccaTATATGAAAAGCTTTCGCGTACGAGAAAGAACTaactctccttctctctgATATATACCTTTTATTATACACGCCGCCGTTCATTGATGCTCGCCTATATGAGCTGGGGGATCTTGTTGTGTATTATTCGATCTCCCTCGCCCATTTTATGCACAATCCGCATTAATTCATACTCGCTCTTCCATAATCAAGGGCGCAGGATTACACGCACAACACAATTATGCatttaatacttttttatgTTAACCTATGTCTCGAATGTCGCTATTTTGTGTGTTAaaaaacgatgttttttttcttgctaaATTGTTAACGTTTTTCTTATAATTTCATGcgttttatattttgtttttctgcgTTAACCCATTGGCAAATTCGAAAGTTTCGTCAGATCGAATTCGTTTGACAAAAATCAATGTcgatcaaaatttataaatgcattatattggaaaaaaaaaaaaagaaaaatgatgcaTTTGAACCAAATACGTTTTTTGGTTGGATTAAACTTCAGCTGAATCGTCATCGTACGGAAATAATAATACTCCCAATACGAATATTCGATGAACACTTGTTGCAACATTTGTTTACATAGGTAATTGCATTACTATTTGATGTTCATTCTACTTTAACATTCGGCAGAATTTCTGGCAACCGGGATTGCAGCCAGGAACGTCGCAAGATGTTAAACCTTTTCCACAACCTGCGTATACCGGGAAACCAGCGACAGCAGTTTCGAGCGGTGATATGGTGCAAGCGCAACCACCGCCACCTTGGGAAGGACGGGCAATCGCAACTCACAAGCTCAGACTCGTAGAGTTTTCAGCCTACATGGAACAGCACAGAGATCAGGACATTGTGAGTATGCCTAAGGAACAAATATAATTTGGACGAAgcctttaaggagtttcggtacagaagtctaaatattaagaaattgatcaaatttggtgataatgttctttaacatcaagtgcgaaaacacaatttttttcaaaattttcttctacctagttatcgagtaattatgcattaaagcagatttcttatgctcggaatgtatacctgtATATTGGGgtggcgcaaaaaaatcgactattttttttttcagcgtctcttatgaaaatatgttaatctatcatgtttcaagagccccttccaaaaatcaagtcaacaaaaaaatttttgaaggtcgctcaagatttttaaaaattccaaaaatagtcgaaatttgaatttttttatttaaaaaattttttcgctcgatacaccgaaatattgtccagaaaaaaccaatgagtttctgaaatttttaactcaaaatattttgaaacaattttcactttcaataaaTAAGATAATGGTTAGAAATACACAATGAGATGGAGGAAAAATCTGACGTAACGAGGTATGATTTTACAATaggtcgatatttttatttaaacaattcaaaCAATTACGAGAACTAGTTAGCAGAGAAAATGTAATTATGAATAGAGCATGCCTGTTTaatcaaaacatttattgactcTCTCGTTGTTTGCGAACAAATACTTTATAATTGAATGAAAGCAAAAATAGCGCAGACTCAAACACGGTTTGTTACgccggtaaaaaaatttccgtgtTTCTGGTCTATTACCTACATTgttatatacgatttttcttccatatcgTAGTGCATTTTCATCAATTATCTTACTAATTGgaactcaaaattcaaattgataATCAATACGAATATTTAAAGGTCGctcgaaacaataaaatttaagtatataaaaatttaaatgaattttgagggaccttttaaaatgaatattttgagttgaaaatttcaaaaacccaTTGGTTTTTTCGGTACGAAATTTCGCTGtattgagcaaaaaaatttttaaaataaaaaaaagtcaaattttgactatttttggaatttttaaaaatcttgagcgacctttaagaaaaatttttttgagctgATTTTTGGGAGGGGGCTCTCgaaacatgataaattaacatattttcataggagacCCTGAAAacaaatagtcgatttttttgcgccaccctttagtgatcaattactcgataactgtgtagaaaaaaaaatcttaaaaaatctgtattgtcaaatttggcactacagaatatgttgaccaaattttataaaattctgaactttttgaaattttttatgtttttagcatggtttagcatgataacattgtatcgcctgtaccgaaactccttaaatgaTAAGAAAATTTATAGTAtaaaccattaattttttatgcaCACACTGATCTATCGGTGATACCTTTATATAGACCGTCGCTCAATATTCATTTTGTCTATTAATTTTGTCTACAGTATCACAAACACCTATTCGTCCATATAGGAGGTTCAACGACATACGCTGATCCTCTCCTTGAGGCTGTAGACGTGAGGCAGATATACGACAAATTTCCAGAAAAGAATGGTGGCCTCAAAGAGCTCTACGACAAGGGACCACAGGCGGCCTTCTTCCTCGTTAAATTCTGGGCTGATCTCAACACGAACATCCAAGACGAAGCTGGAGCTTTTTATGGGGTGACGAGCCAGTAAGTCGAATAAGAATTatacagaaaaagaaaatacttATTTCCTTGCTAATTCGTTACTTTTTCAGACGTGCCGATAGCACTGAATCTATTCGGTCACGTTGTTAATGATGCACAAGGAAATATATAAAGTGGTCAACTGCAGTGATTTAAAGCTTCATTAGAAATCCTAATAATTGTGACACCTGTATTGTGTATTTTCAGATATGAAAGCAATGAGAACATGACGATATCGTGTTCGACGAAAGTATGTTCGTTTGGTAAACACGTGGTGGAGAAGGTGGAGACTGAGTATGCCAGGTTCGAGAACGGCAGGTTCGTTTATCGTATCAGTCGTTCACCGATGTGTGAATACATGATCAATTTCATTCACAAACTTAAGCACCTGCCTGAGAAATACATGATGAATAGCGTTCTTGAGAACTTCACTATTCTCCAggtaaattgaattatttcagaCAGACGACTCAAGATAGTCGATGAAGTCTAACAAATTTGAAGGGGAAATCCGAGAAAATACTTTATTCGCTCAAGTTAAACGTAATATTAATTATTGCTTTTTACCAGGTTGTAACGAACAGAGATACGGAAGAGACGTTACTATGCACGGCATACGTTTTCGAAGTATCAACGTCCGAACATGGTGCTCAGCATCACATATACAGACTGGTCAAGGACTAGTTCGATTGAATCTGCTTGCCATGCAGCCATCCACCCCCATCAGTGCCTACCACCACATAAAATCATCCGTATACACACAGACACATATGAAAATATACTTATGCACTTAAGTAAAACTCGACGATTACGTGA
Proteins encoded:
- the scalloped gene encoding protein scalloped isoform X3, with the protein product MDTVHYFWSSAVAAADTISSPWTPASSGPPPDANGSGSDTKNLDVGEISDDEKDLSAADAEGVWSPDIEQSFQEALTIYPPCGRRKIILSDEGKMYGRNELIARYIKLRTGKTRTRKQVSSHIQVLARRKLREIQAKLKVNFWQPGLQPGTSQDVKPFPQPAYTGKPATAVSSGDMVQAQPPPPWEGRAIATHKLRLVEFSAYMEQHRDQDIYHKHLFVHIGGSTTYADPLLEAVDVRQIYDKFPEKNGGLKELYDKGPQAAFFLVKFWADLNTNIQDEAGAFYGVTSQYESNENMTISCSTKVCSFGKHVVEKVETEYARFENGRFVYRISRSPMCEYMINFIHKLKHLPEKYMMNSVLENFTILQVVTNRDTEETLLCTAYVFEVSTSEHGAQHHIYRLVKD
- the scalloped gene encoding protein scalloped isoform X1, with the protein product MDTVHYFWSKSTNRLSDLFNYLAISMHSMIILPGSAVAAADTISSPWTPASSGPPPDANGSGSDTKNLDVGEISDDEKDLSAADAEGVWSPDIEQSFQEALTIYPPCGRRKIILSDEGKMYGRNELIARYIKLRTGKTRTRKQVSSHIQVLARRKLREIQAKLKVNFWQPGLQPGTSQDVKPFPQPAYTGKPATAVSSGDMVQAQPPPPWEGRAIATHKLRLVEFSAYMEQHRDQDIYHKHLFVHIGGSTTYADPLLEAVDVRQIYDKFPEKNGGLKELYDKGPQAAFFLVKFWADLNTNIQDEAGAFYGVTSQYESNENMTISCSTKVCSFGKHVVEKVETEYARFENGRFVYRISRSPMCEYMINFIHKLKHLPEKYMMNSVLENFTILQVVTNRDTEETLLCTAYVFEVSTSEHGAQHHIYRLVKD
- the scalloped gene encoding protein scalloped isoform X2; protein product: MKDWELSTQNSIGSAVAAADTISSPWTPASSGPPPDANGSGSDTKNLDVGEISDDEKDLSAADAEGVWSPDIEQSFQEALTIYPPCGRRKIILSDEGKMYGRNELIARYIKLRTGKTRTRKQVSSHIQVLARRKLREIQAKLKVNFWQPGLQPGTSQDVKPFPQPAYTGKPATAVSSGDMVQAQPPPPWEGRAIATHKLRLVEFSAYMEQHRDQDIYHKHLFVHIGGSTTYADPLLEAVDVRQIYDKFPEKNGGLKELYDKGPQAAFFLVKFWADLNTNIQDEAGAFYGVTSQYESNENMTISCSTKVCSFGKHVVEKVETEYARFENGRFVYRISRSPMCEYMINFIHKLKHLPEKYMMNSVLENFTILQVVTNRDTEETLLCTAYVFEVSTSEHGAQHHIYRLVKD